The following coding sequences are from one Streptomyces sp. NBC_01294 window:
- a CDS encoding YihY/virulence factor BrkB family protein, whose translation MTPLPSRGHGSDREPESAERADTEPNAVAGPDERVEERAPDRPSDLPARSWRAVLRGTVKEFQDDELADRAAALTYYGVLALFPALLVLVSLLGLAGESTTTRLLDDLQQLTPGSARALIRDAVEQLQGHSGVGSLMAVVGLVVALWSASGYVAAFIRSANAVYDIPEGRPVWKVLPLRLALTVTLMVLACAGALIVVFTGAVARRAGTALGVGDSALTVWSIAKWPVLVLLVTIMIALLYWAAPNAKGRGFRWVTPGSLLALLIWMIASGGFAFYVANFASYNKTYGTVAGVIVFLVWLWITNLAILLGLEFDAELVRRRAIAGGLPEDEEPYVRPRDTRAWSDRERRSMEQ comes from the coding sequence ATGACACCCCTACCGAGCCGAGGCCATGGCAGCGACCGTGAGCCTGAGAGTGCCGAGCGTGCCGACACCGAGCCGAACGCCGTCGCGGGCCCGGACGAGCGGGTCGAGGAGCGTGCGCCGGATCGGCCCTCGGACCTGCCCGCACGTTCCTGGAGGGCGGTACTGCGCGGCACGGTCAAGGAGTTCCAGGACGACGAGCTGGCCGATCGCGCCGCCGCCCTGACCTACTACGGGGTGCTTGCGCTCTTCCCCGCCCTCCTGGTCCTCGTGTCCCTGCTGGGCCTGGCGGGTGAGTCGACGACCACGCGCCTGTTGGACGACCTGCAGCAGCTCACTCCCGGATCCGCCCGGGCCCTGATCAGGGACGCGGTCGAGCAGTTGCAGGGACACAGCGGTGTCGGTTCGCTGATGGCGGTCGTCGGTCTCGTCGTGGCGCTGTGGTCCGCCTCCGGCTACGTGGCCGCGTTCATCCGCTCCGCGAACGCCGTCTACGACATACCGGAGGGCCGCCCGGTGTGGAAGGTGCTGCCGCTGCGCCTGGCGCTCACCGTCACGCTGATGGTCCTCGCCTGTGCCGGCGCGCTGATCGTGGTCTTCACCGGCGCCGTGGCACGACGCGCGGGCACGGCCCTGGGGGTCGGCGACAGTGCCCTGACGGTGTGGTCGATCGCGAAATGGCCGGTCCTGGTGCTCCTCGTCACGATCATGATCGCGCTCCTCTACTGGGCGGCGCCGAACGCCAAGGGCCGCGGATTCAGGTGGGTGACGCCGGGCAGTCTCCTGGCCCTGTTGATCTGGATGATCGCCTCGGGCGGCTTCGCGTTCTACGTCGCGAACTTCGCTTCCTACAACAAGACGTACGGCACGGTCGCGGGCGTGATCGTCTTCTTGGTCTGGCTGTGGATCACCAACCTCGCCATCCTCCTCGGGCTCGAGTTCGACGCGGAACTGGTCCGCCGGCGGGCGATCGCCGGCGGGCTCCCCGAGGACGAGGAGCCCTACGTCCGGCCTCGCGACACCCGCGCGTGGAGCGACCGGGAACGCCGCAGCATGGAGCAGTGA
- the dhaL gene encoding dihydroxyacetone kinase subunit DhaL, which yields MRDADFFRRWMTAAAAAVEREADRLTELDSPIGDADHGSNLLRGFTAVRAALEEQAPAAPGEVLQLAGRTLISTVGGASGPLYGTLLRRTGKSLGEAAEVSDAELREALLAGVDAVAQLGGAAPGDKTMLDALVPGVATLSTSYRAAGDAAENGALATVPMQARKGRASYLGERSIGHQDPGATSSALLLGALADVAGAADGTDATDGVR from the coding sequence ATGCGTGACGCAGACTTCTTCCGGCGCTGGATGACGGCCGCGGCGGCCGCGGTGGAGCGCGAGGCGGACCGACTGACCGAGCTCGACTCCCCCATCGGGGACGCCGACCACGGGAGCAACCTGCTACGGGGATTCACGGCGGTGCGCGCGGCCCTGGAGGAGCAGGCCCCGGCGGCGCCGGGCGAGGTGCTTCAGCTGGCGGGAAGGACTCTGATCTCGACGGTGGGCGGCGCCTCCGGACCGCTGTACGGGACGCTGCTGCGGCGCACCGGCAAGTCCCTCGGCGAGGCCGCCGAGGTCTCCGACGCGGAGCTGCGCGAAGCCCTGCTCGCGGGGGTGGACGCGGTGGCGCAACTGGGCGGGGCGGCGCCGGGTGACAAGACGATGCTGGACGCGCTGGTGCCGGGGGTGGCCACGCTGAGTACGTCGTACCGGGCGGCCGGGGACGCGGCGGAGAACGGGGCGCTGGCGACGGTGCCGATGCAGGCGCGCAAGGGGCGGGCCAGCTACCTGGGCGAGCGGAGCATCGGGCACCAGGATCCGGGCGCGACCTCGTCGGCGCTGTTGCTGGGGGCCCTGGCCGACGTGGCCGGCGCGGCGGACGGCACCGACGCGACGGACGGGGTGCGATGA
- the modA gene encoding molybdate ABC transporter substrate-binding protein encodes MSLPLSLTRRRAATAALTAALLVPLAACGKGDEKPAAGSTPGSASASAEHKAANLTVLAASSLTDVFKTAGAAYEKAHPGTKITFSFAGSQELAAQVKQGAPADALVTADTKTMDGLKAETGDATVIAKNRLVIAAGKGNPFKIDELKDLADTKLKVVLAAPEVPVGRYSKQILDAQKIEVKPVSQEPNVRAVLSKVELGEADAGLVYKTDSAKSGDKVVAVEIPDDQNAVASYPAATLKQSKNAEAAAAFVAWLSTPEAQKILQDAGFQKA; translated from the coding sequence ATGTCCCTGCCCCTGTCCCTGACCCGCCGCCGTGCCGCGACCGCCGCGCTGACCGCCGCCCTGCTCGTGCCGCTGGCCGCCTGCGGCAAGGGTGACGAGAAGCCGGCCGCAGGCTCCACGCCCGGCTCCGCATCGGCCTCCGCCGAGCACAAGGCCGCGAACCTCACCGTCCTCGCCGCCTCCTCCCTCACCGACGTCTTCAAGACCGCGGGTGCGGCGTACGAGAAGGCCCACCCGGGCACGAAGATCACCTTCTCCTTCGCCGGTTCGCAGGAGCTCGCGGCGCAGGTCAAGCAGGGCGCCCCGGCCGACGCGCTGGTCACCGCCGACACGAAGACCATGGACGGGCTGAAGGCCGAGACCGGCGACGCCACGGTCATCGCGAAGAACCGCCTGGTCATCGCGGCCGGCAAGGGCAACCCGTTCAAGATCGACGAGCTCAAGGACCTCGCCGACACCAAGCTCAAGGTCGTGCTCGCCGCGCCCGAGGTCCCGGTCGGCCGCTACAGCAAGCAGATCCTCGACGCCCAGAAGATCGAGGTGAAGCCGGTCTCCCAGGAGCCCAACGTCCGCGCCGTGCTGAGCAAGGTCGAGCTGGGCGAGGCCGACGCCGGTCTCGTCTACAAGACCGACTCCGCCAAGTCCGGTGACAAGGTCGTCGCGGTGGAGATCCCGGACGACCAGAACGCCGTGGCCTCCTACCCGGCCGCCACGCTGAAGCAGTCCAAGAACGCCGAGGCCGCGGCCGCGTTCGTGGCCTGGCTGAGCACCCCGGAGGCGCAGAAGATCCTCCAGGACGCGGGCTTCCAGAAGGCGTAG
- a CDS encoding TOBE domain-containing protein — translation MQSYTIGQAARLLGVSPDTARRWADAGRVVTHRDEGGRRLINGRDLAAFSVEVGQGAHTEDGEPYTSARNAFPGIVTAVKLGDVAAQVEIQAGPHRLVSLLTREAVEELGLEVGMQATARVKSTSVHIDRT, via the coding sequence ATGCAGTCCTACACCATCGGACAGGCGGCGCGTCTGCTGGGCGTCAGCCCGGACACCGCGCGCCGCTGGGCCGACGCCGGCCGGGTCGTGACCCATCGCGACGAAGGCGGCCGACGCCTGATCAACGGCCGTGACCTGGCCGCCTTCTCCGTCGAGGTGGGCCAGGGCGCCCACACCGAGGACGGAGAGCCGTACACCTCGGCCCGCAACGCCTTTCCCGGCATCGTCACAGCCGTGAAGCTCGGCGACGTGGCCGCCCAGGTAGAGATCCAGGCAGGCCCCCACCGTCTGGTCTCCCTGCTCACCCGTGAGGCCGTGGAAGAGCTCGGGCTGGAGGTCGGGATGCAGGCCACCGCCCGCGTGAAGTCCACCAGCGTGCACATCGACCGCACCTGA
- the dhaK gene encoding dihydroxyacetone kinase subunit DhaK, whose product MRMLINSPQTVVADALRGMAAAHPELDVDVERRVVVRRDVRDSGRVGVVSGGGSGHEPLHAGFVGYGMLSAACPGEVFTSPVPDQMVRAAGAVDSGQGVLFVVKNYTGDVLNFEMAAELAEEDGLRVERVLVDDDVAVTDSLFTAGRRGTGATLFVEKIAGAAAEEGAPLEQVAALARQVDASSRSFGVALSACTTPAKGSPTFDLPDGELELGIGIHGEPGRERRAMMSAREIAEVAVGAVLEELAEVGPADGPVLALVNGMGATPLLELYGFHAEVARVLAARGVPVARALVGNYVTSLDMAGCSVTLCRADEEVLRLWDAPVQTAALRWGR is encoded by the coding sequence ATGAGGATGCTGATCAACAGTCCGCAGACCGTGGTGGCCGACGCCCTGCGCGGGATGGCGGCCGCTCATCCCGAGCTGGACGTCGACGTGGAGCGGCGGGTCGTCGTACGGCGGGACGTGCGGGACAGCGGACGGGTCGGGGTGGTGTCCGGGGGCGGGTCCGGGCACGAGCCGCTGCACGCCGGGTTCGTGGGGTACGGGATGCTGTCGGCGGCGTGTCCCGGTGAGGTGTTCACCTCACCGGTGCCCGACCAGATGGTGCGGGCGGCGGGGGCCGTGGACTCCGGTCAAGGGGTGCTGTTCGTCGTCAAGAACTACACCGGCGACGTCCTGAACTTCGAGATGGCCGCCGAGCTCGCCGAGGAGGACGGCCTGCGGGTCGAGCGCGTGCTGGTCGACGACGACGTCGCGGTGACCGACAGCCTGTTCACCGCCGGGCGGCGCGGCACCGGGGCCACCCTCTTCGTCGAGAAGATCGCCGGGGCGGCCGCCGAGGAGGGGGCGCCGCTGGAGCAGGTCGCTGCGCTCGCCCGGCAGGTCGACGCGTCCTCGCGGAGCTTCGGGGTGGCGTTGAGCGCCTGCACCACTCCCGCGAAGGGCAGCCCGACCTTCGACCTCCCGGACGGGGAGCTGGAGTTGGGCATCGGGATCCACGGCGAACCGGGCCGGGAGCGGCGCGCGATGATGTCGGCGCGGGAGATCGCGGAGGTCGCGGTGGGCGCCGTACTGGAGGAGCTGGCCGAGGTCGGTCCGGCCGACGGGCCGGTGCTGGCGCTGGTCAACGGGATGGGGGCGACCCCGCTGCTGGAGCTGTACGGGTTCCACGCGGAGGTGGCGCGGGTGCTGGCCGCGCGCGGTGTGCCGGTGGCGCGGGCGCTGGTCGGAAACTACGTCACGTCGCTGGACATGGCGGGGTGTTCGGTGACGTTGTGCCGGGCCGACGAGGAGGTGCTGCGGCTGTGGGACGCGCCCGTGCAGACGGCGGCGCTGCGTTGGGGCCGCTGA
- a CDS encoding PRC-barrel domain-containing protein: protein MTENVWSYQPTAGHLAGTDLTGYKVEATDGSIGKVDKHSDEVGDAYLVVDTGVWIFGKEVLLPASTVVKVDPEERKIFVDRTKEQIKAAPEFHRDKHLGDAGYRAELGTYYGTGAPFGGRPA, encoded by the coding sequence GTGACTGAGAATGTGTGGAGCTACCAGCCGACCGCAGGCCACCTGGCCGGTACGGACCTGACCGGTTACAAGGTCGAGGCGACCGACGGGAGCATCGGCAAGGTCGACAAGCACTCCGACGAGGTCGGTGACGCCTACCTGGTCGTGGACACCGGCGTATGGATCTTCGGCAAGGAGGTCCTGCTGCCGGCGAGCACGGTCGTCAAGGTCGACCCGGAGGAGCGGAAGATCTTCGTCGACCGCACCAAGGAACAGATCAAGGCCGCCCCCGAGTTCCACCGGGACAAGCACCTCGGTGACGCCGGCTACCGGGCAGAGCTGGGCACGTACTACGGCACCGGCGCCCCCTTCGGCGGCCGCCCCGCCTAA
- a CDS encoding PP2C family protein-serine/threonine phosphatase, with protein sequence MSRSIGSGWRAPSSRRGWLWWLPLVAVSADLLAAWALNGREPVSFLLTGVPPLVAVTRGPRITALSAVVCVGLQVFMASLRPGHVGEQHHVALYGASVLIGIVSTMLASQRERADRNLVRADSVAEAVQRTMLRPVPQRIGLVAAAAFYSAGEGGTLVGGDLYDVYATPFGVRAVIGDVRGKGLGAVQTVAAVLGSFRVSAHEWQDLGSLADRLELSMARNGPTVGGNGETDAELFVTALVMQIPPDSCEVHIVDRGHPSPIVVGSHGAYRLETSPDLPLGLGALAGASAVTTVHPLRVGQVLLAYTDGFSEARNEHGVFYPILERLAERFRDAPSPHPEAVVSFVRQDVTRWAATSEDDDQALLALSIGRPQATASR encoded by the coding sequence ATGTCTCGCAGCATCGGGTCGGGCTGGCGTGCACCGTCTTCGCGTCGGGGATGGCTGTGGTGGCTGCCCCTTGTCGCGGTCAGTGCAGACCTGCTCGCGGCGTGGGCCCTGAACGGGCGGGAGCCGGTGAGTTTCCTCCTGACGGGTGTTCCGCCGCTGGTCGCCGTGACGCGCGGACCGCGCATCACCGCTCTGTCCGCCGTTGTCTGTGTGGGGCTTCAGGTGTTCATGGCGTCCCTGCGGCCGGGGCACGTCGGTGAGCAGCACCACGTGGCGCTGTACGGCGCCTCCGTGCTCATCGGCATCGTCAGCACCATGCTCGCCTCACAACGCGAACGTGCCGACCGGAATCTGGTGCGTGCGGACTCGGTCGCCGAGGCTGTGCAGCGGACCATGCTGAGGCCGGTGCCGCAGCGCATCGGGCTGGTGGCCGCCGCCGCGTTCTACTCGGCGGGCGAAGGAGGCACGCTCGTGGGCGGTGACCTGTACGACGTGTACGCCACCCCGTTCGGGGTCCGGGCCGTCATCGGCGACGTGCGGGGAAAGGGTCTGGGCGCGGTACAGACCGTGGCGGCGGTACTGGGGAGTTTCCGCGTCTCGGCCCACGAGTGGCAGGACCTCGGCTCGCTCGCCGACCGCCTGGAGCTCAGCATGGCCCGCAACGGGCCAACCGTCGGCGGGAACGGCGAGACGGACGCCGAACTGTTCGTCACCGCCCTGGTCATGCAGATCCCACCGGACAGCTGCGAGGTGCACATCGTCGACCGCGGTCACCCCTCGCCCATCGTCGTGGGCTCCCACGGGGCGTACCGGCTCGAGACCTCACCCGATCTGCCGCTGGGCCTTGGAGCGCTGGCCGGCGCATCCGCCGTGACCACCGTGCATCCACTGCGCGTGGGCCAGGTGCTCCTCGCCTACACCGACGGGTTCAGCGAGGCCCGCAACGAGCATGGCGTGTTCTACCCGATCCTCGAACGCCTCGCAGAACGCTTCCGCGACGCCCCCTCACCCCACCCGGAAGCCGTCGTGTCCTTCGTCCGGCAGGATGTCACCCGCTGGGCCGCCACTTCGGAGGACGACGACCAGGCTCTCCTGGCCCTCAGCATCGGCCGGCCCCAGGCGACGGCGTCGCGGTGA
- a CDS encoding PTS-dependent dihydroxyacetone kinase phosphotransferase subunit DhaM translates to MTDGGGLVGIVLVSHSAAVAESVAELARGLAAGGPVAPVAAAGGTAVGGLGTSAERIVAAAREVDQGAGIALLADLGSSVLTVKSLLLEDELPAGSRLVDAPFLEGAVAAVVSASAGAPLATVESTAADAYTYRKS, encoded by the coding sequence ATGACGGACGGCGGCGGCCTGGTCGGCATCGTGCTGGTCTCGCACAGCGCGGCGGTGGCCGAGTCGGTGGCGGAACTGGCCCGCGGCCTGGCGGCGGGCGGCCCCGTGGCCCCGGTGGCCGCGGCGGGCGGAACGGCCGTCGGCGGGCTCGGCACGAGCGCGGAGCGGATCGTCGCGGCCGCGCGGGAGGTGGACCAGGGCGCCGGGATCGCCCTGCTGGCGGACCTGGGCAGCTCGGTCCTGACGGTGAAGAGCCTGCTGCTGGAGGACGAACTACCGGCGGGCTCCCGCCTGGTGGACGCGCCGTTCCTGGAGGGCGCGGTGGCGGCAGTGGTCTCCGCCTCCGCGGGCGCCCCTCTGGCAACGGTCGAATCAACCGCCGCGGACGCCTACACGTACCGCAAGTCCTGA
- a CDS encoding SsgA family sporulation/cell division regulator, with amino-acid sequence MSCVSVSALLVARLDAPGGRVPLLARVSYDDEDPYVVQAAFLDGPTVLARWNFDRQMLAEGLHRPVGEGDVAFSPHRAAGGDELRVALRRPGAEGQGSADAVLFVEARALTGFLEQTYAVTGAGEEFLDLDKLLDELLAR; translated from the coding sequence ATGTCCTGTGTGTCCGTGTCCGCCCTGCTCGTTGCCCGCCTCGACGCACCGGGCGGCCGTGTGCCGCTCCTCGCCCGTGTCTCGTACGACGACGAGGACCCGTACGTGGTCCAGGCCGCGTTCCTCGACGGCCCCACCGTCCTGGCCCGTTGGAACTTCGACCGGCAGATGCTCGCCGAGGGACTCCACCGCCCGGTGGGCGAGGGGGACGTCGCCTTCAGCCCCCACAGGGCGGCCGGTGGTGACGAGCTCCGCGTCGCTCTGCGAAGGCCCGGCGCCGAGGGGCAAGGAAGCGCCGACGCCGTCCTCTTCGTGGAGGCCCGCGCGCTCACCGGCTTTCTGGAGCAGACGTACGCCGTCACGGGCGCGGGGGAGGAGTTCCTCGACCTCGACAAGCTCCTCGACGAGCTCCTGGCCCGCTGA
- a CDS encoding SMI1/KNR4 family protein, producing MTNALTRLLEIAPAPSRPRHKDWGEVERTLAVKLPDDYKELIGVYGGSDWDDYLYVLEPDCPNKHYDLLKWAKYQFEDLEGLWEVEKKPAELETEGSVVIPWATTDNGECLYWLVLPGVEPNEWTVMVNEARGPRWEHYSMSCTQFLASALTGELQSNILWSQFPLATHQFSRLGPV from the coding sequence GTGACCAACGCCCTTACCCGTCTTCTCGAAATCGCCCCGGCGCCGAGCCGGCCCCGCCACAAGGATTGGGGCGAAGTCGAACGTACCCTCGCGGTCAAGCTTCCCGACGACTACAAGGAGCTCATCGGCGTCTATGGAGGAAGTGACTGGGACGACTACCTCTATGTCCTGGAACCCGACTGCCCCAACAAGCACTACGACCTCCTCAAGTGGGCCAAGTACCAGTTCGAAGACCTGGAAGGCTTGTGGGAAGTCGAGAAGAAGCCGGCAGAACTGGAGACCGAGGGATCCGTGGTCATCCCGTGGGCGACCACGGACAACGGAGAATGCCTGTACTGGCTCGTTCTTCCGGGCGTTGAGCCGAACGAATGGACCGTCATGGTGAACGAGGCGAGGGGCCCCCGATGGGAACATTACTCCATGTCGTGCACGCAATTCCTCGCGTCCGCCCTCACCGGAGAGCTGCAGTCGAACATCCTCTGGTCACAGTTTCCCCTGGCCACCCATCAATTCAGCCGCCTCGGTCCGGTGTGA
- a CDS encoding RNA-binding S4 domain-containing protein: MADEVTGTETGTVRVDAWIWSVRLTKTRSIAATACRAGHVKVNGERAKPAQTIRAGDEVRLFHAGRERIVVVKRPVSKRVGAPVAAECLIDNSPPPPTPVEAAVVGIRDRGAGRPTKRERREIESLRGRQ; encoded by the coding sequence ATGGCTGATGAGGTAACGGGAACGGAAACGGGCACGGTGCGGGTCGATGCGTGGATCTGGTCCGTGCGCCTGACCAAGACCCGCTCGATCGCGGCGACCGCCTGCCGGGCGGGCCATGTGAAGGTCAACGGGGAACGCGCCAAGCCGGCGCAGACGATCCGTGCGGGTGACGAGGTGCGGCTCTTCCATGCGGGGCGCGAGCGGATCGTCGTGGTCAAGCGGCCCGTGTCCAAGCGGGTGGGCGCGCCGGTCGCCGCGGAGTGCCTGATCGACAACAGCCCGCCGCCGCCGACCCCGGTGGAGGCCGCCGTCGTCGGCATCCGCGACCGCGGCGCGGGCCGCCCGACGAAGCGCGAACGCCGGGAGATCGAAAGCCTCCGCGGCCGCCAGTAG